One window of the Actinomycetota bacterium genome contains the following:
- a CDS encoding response regulator transcription factor codes for MSISVVIADDQAMVRAGFRSLLIQEPDIEVLGEAADGEQAIAAVRRFRPDVALMDIRMPHVDGLEATRRLAAAGSSTRILILTTFDLDEYVYEGLRAGASGFLLKDASPEQLIAAIHVINEGEAVLAPSVTRRVVEAFSRLPARQDHLTAALAKLTAREHEVLELLAKGSSNLEIARALFVTETTAKTHVRNVLAKLDLRDRVHAVVFAYESGLVRPAGP; via the coding sequence ATGAGCATCAGCGTCGTCATCGCCGACGACCAGGCGATGGTCCGGGCCGGGTTTCGCTCGTTATTGATCCAGGAGCCCGACATCGAGGTCCTCGGCGAGGCCGCCGACGGCGAGCAGGCCATCGCCGCCGTGCGGCGCTTTCGCCCCGACGTCGCGCTGATGGACATCCGCATGCCCCACGTCGACGGCCTCGAGGCGACCCGGCGCCTCGCCGCGGCCGGCTCCTCGACGCGCATCCTCATCCTCACGACCTTCGACCTCGACGAGTACGTCTACGAGGGCCTGCGCGCCGGCGCGAGCGGCTTCCTGCTCAAGGACGCCTCGCCCGAGCAGCTGATAGCGGCCATTCACGTCATCAACGAGGGCGAGGCCGTGCTCGCACCGTCGGTCACCCGCCGCGTCGTCGAGGCGTTCTCCCGGCTCCCGGCGCGCCAGGACCACCTCACGGCCGCTCTGGCCAAGCTCACCGCGCGAGAGCACGAGGTCCTCGAGCTGCTGGCCAAGGGCTCGTCGAACCTCGAGATCGCACGCGCTCTGTTCGTCACCGAGACCACCGCCAAGACCCACGTGCGCAACGTCCTGGCCAAGCTCGACCTGCGCGACCGCGTCCATGCGGTCGTGTTCGCCTACGAGTCAGGCCTCGTGCGCCCGGCGGGGCCGTGA